From the genome of Triticum aestivum cultivar Chinese Spring chromosome 1A, IWGSC CS RefSeq v2.1, whole genome shotgun sequence:
GTTATGGCTGCTGCTAATGCTATAGTGCTATGCTAGTATGTTCCAAAGAAGATATAAATGCACAGTGTCTTCAATTAGGCGTTGCATTAGAACATCACTTATTCTAGAAATCTATGCTTTCCATTATTACTTGATACTCCAAATGTAAGGTTCCAAGAAAATATTTGTGCAAAAGTTTTAGAGGCATTACGCAAGTGGATCCTCTCTGGTACCTTATGCAGTTATATATTGTATCAAGATTTCATCAGATAAGCTGCTGTTTCTCAAACCTTGTTACATTTACTGCAAATACCCTTCAAGAGAGTTTCACACTGTTATTAGGATAGAACTAAAGTTCCTGAAAAGAAAAGAGAAGCAAAGCAAGTAGTATCTTCTAACCAACTTGGGTTATATCATAtccgtcttttctttttttgcCTTACTATTTAAATCCTTGAATCAGGAGCTATTAGTAGATCCAAGTGTTCCTGCAGAGTCAAAGGCATCCTTCGGAGAAGCAGCACACCAGCTTCCTCAGAAGTGGGCTCACCCTATTACAATGCCGGAGGCAGGGTGTGTGTTGGTAGCTACTGAGGTGCTGGATGACGACAGCGTCTTCGAAAGAACTGTTATTCTCCTGCTCAGACTTGGGTCGAGAGGTACCTTTGATGGCCCATTTGGGGTCATCCTAAACCGTCCACTTTACACGAAGATCAAGAATGTGAATCCATCATCATTCCAAGACCAAACAACCCCTTTCGGCGACTGCGCCCTCTTCTTCGGAGGCCCCGTCGACATGAGCATGTTCTTGGTACGTACTAAAGACAGCTCACGTCTGAAGGGGTTTGAGGAGGTGATACCAGGCATCTGCTTCGGCTTTCGAACAGAGCTGGAGAAGGCTGGTGTTCTGATGAAGAGTGGTGCGATCAAGACCGAGGATCTGAGATTCTTCGTGGGGCATGCAGCCTGGGACTACGAGCAGCTCCTGAGCGAGATCAGGGCGGGATACTGGGCTGTTGCTTCCTGTAGCACGGAGCTGATCAGTGACGCGGTGTCAACGGACCCGTCTTGCCTCTGGACCGAGATACTGCAGCTGATGGGAGGGCATTACTCGGAGCTCAGCCAGAAACCGAAGCAAGACAGTTCGTAGGTGTCGCTCCGCACGCAATTGCGACACAGCTATTGTTGTTGCCAATCTGTACATAATTGGAACCAGTGTACACGTCTCAAATGGAAAGTCGTTTACGGCGTAAATGCTATGACTCGTTCGTACTGTAATAAGCTTTGTACAGTCGGCCCATAGGCGAAGTATCCAGTGAAAACAGGTTTTCACTGGAAATCTGGAAACTTTTTCCTTCATGGTCCATATGCTCCATTCACAGCTAAGAATCTGCAGATGCTACTGCTGCATAGGCGGCTCGAAAGCAGATTCTGCATAGTGTTGAAGCTGGAGTAGTATAGTTTCTGAATTCTTGTTATCAGAAGAGCTTGGCCCAAGCAGCCAAGCTCTAGCATGCTTGCATTTGTCAGGTCCTTTTTTGACTTGAGATTAGTATATACCCTGTCCGCTGTCCGTGCGGTCCAAATCTGCTTTTCATCGGCCCGAAAGAACCTTTTGTCTTCCGGAACCTTCTGTCGTGTCAAACAGAAGGTCAAAAGGCAGTGTCATTTTTGGCTGCCAAAGGTAAGACCAACATTCAACAGAGATCAAACGGTCTGGTCAAGTTACTACGTCTAACTGTTGTGATCCACTGAATCCACTGAACCCATGCATCTCACGAGTGGCTCTGCATCTGGTTCACGAACTTGCTGACCGCCAGAGCCGGCGGCGAAATGATCGCAGGGAGAGGAAAGATCGTCGGCGCCGGCGGTGGAGCAGTACATTTTGGAATCCATAGAACCATGGGTTTCACAACTTTGGAGTTGCTACACTTTGGCACAGGTCCTCTCAGCCAGCCGAGCAGGTCACACAAATTGCACCACCTCCACACATCCTCTAGTGCATGTCCCTGTAGTCTGTAGGGGATGTGCATCcgtgttcttttttcttttttgagagtgATGTGCATCCGTGTTGGAGCACTGAGCGCATCGCTCTCCGTCCCTGTTTTACCTTCGATTGCGATCATTTCATCAAGCTGAAACAACAGAGAGGTGCGTGCATGCACGCATTGACGCGCGCACCGCCACGGGCGATGCGCATCACGTGGACACGCCGATCGTGCGCTTTTCTTGCAGGTCTTGACGCCATTGACCATGTGTAACATGCACATGATAGGAACGATCTTCCTTGGGCACTCCTCCGGTCAAGTAGAACTGCAAGTGCACTTCAGCGCAGAGAGCTTTCTTCCAGCTCTACGTAAAGTGTCATCTGAAATCTTTCTAGCCTGCCTAGGCGACTCCGGTAGCATCAAAATTTTGGCCGCCTTCTCCACCCGCTCTCTCCTGCTTCGTCACGCTAGTTATGCCATTACAACTTGTTGTGTTGGTAGGACGTATCTAGTTGTGCTAAGTGCATGCAAATTCAAGCAACTCCCTGAATACAAATTCCAGaaactttttctttaaaaaaaaagagAGCTACCTCTCTGATTTCATATAACTGAAACCACAACGTCTTTTTACAAACTACCAGCAGAAAGTGAGACATAACAGGAAACTAGAGAACCCTACAGCAAGCTGATAAATCTCTCGATATTGGGCATCCACAAGTTGGACCCTAAATATCACGAGACGAATACCTAAGAAGTTCTAGGCAGAAATTCAAATGCTACCTCGCAACACCCATCCAGGACCAGCAGATATAACAGACCAGAATACAACCGAAAGAGACCAAAAGAACTGGCGAAACAAGACCACACCCAAAAACAACTACATCTTCGCTGCTTGATCCTGTTCGTTCAAATCCGCCAGACATGAATCGCATGAAACATCTCACTTGCTATTAGTTCAACATTCCTACTCACACCTCAGCATTTCTTGTTTTCCCTGGTTTTTCTGCAAAATAATCCAATCATTAAGCCGTCTAGCAATCATGTTAACAGGAACACGAGGATCAATGATTTTATAAGTGTCAAACACAACACTGCTTTTCATTTTTCAAAATGTCCAAAAAAAAAGCAGATACACCTAAATTCCAGCAACTACAACTATAAACAACAACCAGTTGCACAAATCAATGTATGCGCAGATTAGTGTCACCAAAAACATCAAGTCCACTTCAACGATGCATCAATTCCACCTTCTCGATGACGTAAAGGATGTGAGGGGGTGAGAGATTGCGGGAGGGGAATTGACATTGGGGCTTGAGCTAGGGCAGATGTGTTCGGAGCCAGGGCGGACCTAAAGCGAAAACTACCCCATGTCACTCTACCAATGGCATAGTCTCACATACAATTGAGAGTGTCACATACCATATATACAtgaaatatatgaaggaaaatgctTTTTGGCCCGGTGTTTTGTGCACCCTGGTAGTATAACCTAGGTACGCCTCTACTCAGAGCGGCTATCGCCGAAAGCATGAGCTGAGGTGGAGGAACTAGTCAAGGCCGAGGAGCTCGGGACCAAGACAGACATGAGTTGGATTAGGGGCGTAGGGGCATGCTCAAATGCATTGTTTTCTTGGTGAAGACGGTGTTTGGTGCTTTCTCGAACCCGTTTTCTCACGTGGATACACATGTGCCATTCTCTTCTTGGATGTGTTGTTTGGGAGGCACAATAGCTaaatgtcagtcgactgacatacgaattttgggttagtcgattttgaGAAGGGAGAAGAGAAGCGTCAGAGATGAAGAAGGAGGCCGCCTGCGTCGGGGAAGAAAAccccccactatctatcttagggtggtGGATGGATGCAAGTTCGTCGGAGAagcaccccactatctatcttagggtggcGAGTGGGGATGCTGCTTCGCCGGAGTTTTTTTTGGGTGGTCATCGAACTTAGAGGGATGGTCGTCGGTGGCGGCAAGACCGGCCGTGAGGAAGCTTCAGGGGAGGGCGGTGCGGTGAGGCGGTGGCAGGCGTCCCGGCCAGTGGTAGCAGGCGGCGGGATCTGTTTCCAAGAGGAAGAAGACGCGAGCATCACAATAGCTCAAATTGATTCCCCCAAATCGACTGGCTCAATTTTAAATTCCAGGCGACTTACCTGTAGCCACGCCCTttgggaggaccaatcttccaaTTCCGGGTTTTGTCAAAGGCGTCGGCAatgaagttgaagatcgttgtTGGGAGCTGATGTTTACAACAGATGCCAATTcatcttttttttttaattttgtttataTGCATTCTCTGATCTTAGCAAAAAAATTGACGTCATTGAGTTGTAGAATCGGAATATATATGTCATATATCATCTTGATGTATTAGTATGGTCTCCATCTCAGATAAAAATAAAGTCGAtgcagaaaaaaaagaagaagattaaaaCGTAGAGCTAAAACGTAAAGTGCATGTCACCAGATTTCGAAAAGGAGAACCACTGCAGTACTAGCAGCCGTATACTTGCTGAATCTTGCTCAAGCGGTGAAATTGTTTTTACAGCGCTATTGGTCTGCAAAATTTGACGATCTACAACTACAATGACTGCAACATGGTCACGATCTCTATGTCGTCCACACTCAGCTCCCCATAGACAAGCTGCTCGCCGCCGGGGCTGCAGCTCCTCGTACCACCGTAGGCCACTTGCTCTCCGGCACCCGCACCACCATGCACTGCGCCAATGCCACCGTCCGGCGCCGTCTCCTGGCCGGGCGGCGCGGGAACACGCTCGCGCAGCTCCACGAGCTGCGCGTCGGCGGCCATGCCGGCGTCGGACGCCACGCGCTGCACCGACCGTGGGGACAGCTGCTGGCCCGCGCCGCCGTGGTGGAGGACGCGGCCGTAGGCGGCCGCGCGGCCCGGGAAGTTgaggccgccggcgccgccgcggagGAGGCAGACAGCGGCGTCGTGCGCGACGGCGGCCGCCTCGGCGGTGGCGTAGGAGCCGAGCCACAGGCGCTCCCGCGTCCCGGGCACCCGGATCTCCGACACCCACTTCCCCCACTGCCGCCGCCTCACGCCCTTGTACGGGCGCCGCCGCAggccgccccctccctcgccgccgcagGCCGCCCGCTGGTCCATCACAATGGCCGGTCGAAGCGTGCGTGTACCGCCGCTCTCCGGCGAGGCACGCCGGCAGACCGGTCGATCTCTGGCCTTAGCTGGACTCCGTCGATCTCGCGAGACGACGGACGCACGTACTGGTGGAGGCGCTGGGAGTTCCTGAATGGTTCGTGCGCATGCCGGCGCGTATTTATAGGCGTCGGTCGATCGGGAGGTCAGCGCCCGTGGGGGGGTTGACATTTTTGGGTGTGAAATAAATGATAAAATATCGAGACGAGAGGCAAAAATATTCCACGCCAGCTCGGTCAAAATCCAGATATGCTCAATTTGCGCATGTGGTCTACGGACGTGGCCTGCGCAGTTCACAGCTAATCGATCAGTCTCGCGTGGCGTCAGTGGGTCGTGGTCAAAGTATTCAATGGTCAGACTGGGAGTGAGTGACCGAGTGTGCTATTGCTTGATCTCTCTTCTAGAGCTCTTCTAGTGGTGGGTTTCGTCTTGCCTTCGTGGCTGAAATGTTCTCGCGGTGGATCATTTGCCGGGCCCGCCAAGGGGGATGAAAGTACAGCAAAGAGCTGCCTGTGATGTCGGCCGCTCCGCGCGCTGGTGCAACTGCAACCAGGCGACGGACGCTCCACGTCGAGTAGTGGCTGCTTGTCATCAGTTGAGAGACACTTTCACCTGCATAAAAGAGAGAGTCCCTCAATTCTTGTCAGAGTTAGATTTAATCTCTGAACTTTAAAACAGGACAACTTGCACCCTtcattcaaaaaaaaaaccttgCACCCTTGACAATTGAAACCAGACAAGGTTCGTCCCTAGTTTCGATTTTGACCGTTTTGTGTGTTGTCTTACCCCGTTTCAACTGGCGTTGGCTCAAGTTTGCGtatattttgaaatccatgaacattttaaaTCTGCGTACCTTTTTGTCCACGCACTTTTCCCAAATTCGCGtgctttttcaaattcatgaacattttaaaatctTGTGTACTTTTTTCAAATGGGCATACCTTTTTCAGGTTCGCGTAATTTTTTCAGACCCACGTACTTTATTCAAATCAATCGTTTTTTAAAATTCGTGTGCTTTTTCAAATACGCTTACTTTTTTACAAGTTCGCGTAAGTTTTCAAATTCATGGAGTTGTTGAAGTAAAGTATgcggatttgaaaaaagtacacGAACTTAAAAAAAGTTCAAGATTTGAAAAAGGTACGGTTGAGTTTTAGTGGTGGGTTTCGTCTTGCCTTCGTGAAATCTTCTAGGGCTCATTCGGTTTGAAGGAAATCAAAACGTAGGAATTAGGAGTagtataggaatttgataggatgACACTTGCTATCCTAAGGATTTGACTTGCCTCGTTCCTACGCGTaaaatgagctttgagtggatgtgtagtttcctccaAAAACACAGGAAATGAGTAGTATTTCTATGGAATTCCTGTACGCATTTCCTACGAACCGAATgcatatatataaaaaaaatctccggaatccttgttcctatgtttttccttaaAAAATCCTTCAAACCGAATGAGGCCCTAGTGGTGGATCATTTGCCGGGCCCGCCAAGGTGCAAGCGAGATGAAACAACAAGTGATGTGGGCCGCACCGCGCGCCGGTGCAACCAGGCGACGGAGGCTCCATAAAAAaagtccgcggacaaagtgagtCTAGATTTGATCTCTGAACTTTAAAATAAGACAACTTGCATCCTCCATCCTCGAAAAAGACTTGCACCCTCGACTATTGAAACCAGACAAGTTTGTCCCTGGTTTCGGTTTTGACCGTTTTGGCTGTTCTCTCACCCCggtttctttttttgcgggggaaaACATTCATTAATCAAGTGGTAACAGTTTTACAATCATCTGTAATGATAGTGCTAATCTCCGGTGGTACATTTGCTAGCCAACACGATGTGCGATGTTGTACACGTCCTATCGCAGCCATGGAAATTCGTGtattttttaaatccatgaacatttttaaaatttacgTACCTTTTTTTTGCGCATTTTTTCCAAATTCACGAACATCTTTAAATTTCGCGTACTTTTTTCAACCACCATACTTTTTTCAAGTTCGCGTAATTTTTTCAGACCCACATACTTTTCTCAAATCCATTAACTTTTTTGAAATTGGTGTACTTGTTTCAAATGTGCGTACCTTTTTACGAGTCCATGTAAGTTTTCAAATTCATGCACTTGTTGAAGTAAAGTATGCGAATTTGAAAAAAGCGCGCggacttcaaaaaagttcatggatttgaaaaagtaCGACTGCGTTTTAAAAGGTacgcgaatttgaaaaaaaaacgtgAACTAGGAGAAACTACGCGGACTTGAAAAAGTACGCGAGTTTCAAAAAAGTTCGCTGATATGAAAAAAATTACTCTAATTCGAGCCAACATCGGTCAAAACCAAGATGAATTGGCACCAAAACCAGTCGAAATCGAAACCATGGACGAACCTTGTCTGGTTTCAATAGTTGGGAGTGCAAGTTGTCCGATTTGTAAATTAAGGAACTAATTTTAGACTCCATTAAaagttgagggacgaaaagtagTCTTAAAAATGGTTTGAAGACGGTTTCTTTTGCTAAACAAATTTAAAGAACACTTTTATCCTTGAATGTTTTTTTAATACAAATAACCTCCAAAGTAACAAAACTGAAAAGAATCATCTCCGAGTTTATGCATGGCTAGCTAGAATGATGTTCACGGCACTTGTCACTCCCGTGCCTCTGCCATCTGGGTCACCCTTGGTGTTAAATTCTCTTCAATTTTAACCATCCATACTACTTCTCGGACCAGCGAGCTAGAGCTACGAATCCTGCCGTTTGTCGCTTGTATATCTTTATCCGGCCTTTCGGGGAGCGGTTTTGTTCACAAGACACGCATGTTTGAAGATGATTTTAGCCAC
Proteins encoded in this window:
- the LOC123056398 gene encoding uncharacterized protein, encoding MWALNTKAGGTCLPPIRPAPAARAGKPFAAATGKAGPCSAWRRRGPAVRPLVAVRASGRRGEGGAAGGGGDEEAESKASSFGSGDASVPTGDSSDGLNKPPDESKSTEPINISNSNYWRDVRANLVRREQELLVDPSVPAESKASFGEAAHQLPQKWAHPITMPEAGCVLVATEVLDDDSVFERTVILLLRLGSRGTFDGPFGVILNRPLYTKIKNVNPSSFQDQTTPFGDCALFFGGPVDMSMFLVRTKDSSRLKGFEEVIPGICFGFRTELEKAGVLMKSGAIKTEDLRFFVGHAAWDYEQLLSEIRAGYWAVASCSTELISDAVSTDPSCLWTEILQLMGGHYSELSQKPKQDSS
- the LOC123056414 gene encoding ethylene-responsive transcription factor ERF019, which produces MDQRAACGGEGGGGLRRRPYKGVRRRQWGKWVSEIRVPGTRERLWLGSYATAEAAAVAHDAAVCLLRGGAGGLNFPGRAAAYGRVLHHGGAGQQLSPRSVQRVASDAGMAADAQLVELRERVPAPPGQETAPDGGIGAVHGGAGAGEQVAYGGTRSCSPGGEQLVYGELSVDDIEIVTMLQSL